The Acipenser ruthenus chromosome 28, fAciRut3.2 maternal haplotype, whole genome shotgun sequence sequence tacaaaaaggatattgctgctctagaaagagcgcaaaaaagagcaaccagaattatcccgagtttaaaaggcatgttgtatgcagacaggctaaaataattgactctattcagttttgaacaaagaagactacgtggtgatctgattcaagcattcaaaattctaaaaggtattgacaatgttgatccAGGGGACTTTCTCGacctgaataaagaaacaaggaccaggggtcacaaatggagattagataaaggggcattcagaacagaaaataggaggcacttttttacacagagaattgtgagggtctggaaccaactccccagtaatgttgttaaagctgacaccctgggatccttcaagaagctgcttgatgagattctgggatcaataagctactaacaaccaaaagagcaagatgggccgaatgggctcctctcgtttgtaaactttcttatgtttttatttgttttagcttcAATTATTGCttaacaaagctgctgtcagccacaACTCACGCTTTTACTAGTCGACTCTTTCTCTCTTTAGctccttttctttgttttgttctcCTTCTTTCAGTCCGACTAGTGCGTGCCGGGGGACCTgcatccacttctgacaccattgtggcgatctcggttaacgcaggcaatccacacacaggcggagggcaggcACGAACCAGGGACCTTTCGCACTAAAgctagcgccgataccgctgtacaaaagagctggctcctttgcaaggagcgtatatcgggcttatgacTTTGTGTgcgattacatcacctaccagccctgctacTGCCTTCCCCATGCATGCTACAATATAGTTAACTTTAGGTTTTTTTGCAATAGCTGCTTAGTATGTGAAAGGTTCTTGGATAAGAAAACAGCTTGTGCATTATGTTCTGTTTCGTGATTTGCTCCGTAGGGCTTTGGGCCTTGACCCCCAAGCTGAAGTACACGTCTGGGTTGCGCATCACCTCTGGCAGGGGCTACACTGCCTGTGCCAAGCTGCTGCTGCACAAGGGGGCTGATGTGAATGCCAGCCCTGGGGGGCTCAGCGCTCTTCATGATGCCTGTGCCGGTGGCTTCACCGACTGCGTCCAGCTGCTCCTCAGCTACGGAGCCAACCCAAACATCCTCTCCAAAGAGGGGAGCGCTCCCATGCACCTCTGCTCTACCCCCAAGACCTTCCAGTGAGATCCACTTGCATTTGTTAAGCAAAGGGGGGTGTTTTGAGTGTTTGCTTACCAGGGGTGTTAATAGTTTAAACATTTGTCAAGTTAAACGTTTAGAAAAATGTACAGGTTGTAGGTTTTTAGATGGTAGGAAGTGTGCTGTCTAAGCCAATTTATTTCATATTCCATATGTCTTTTCCATAAATATAATTAACATTAGAGTAGCTTAAAGTGTCATTTGAATGGCTATTTTACACCCCTTGTGTGGTGGTTGCAATCATTCGGAGAGGTTGTGGGTTCTGATGCTCCAGTACTGAGGGGTTATCAGAGTTTTCTAAAtcagcctttacctggctttgagctgctttgagcttgtccgGAGAATCCTGCTTTCCTACTTGTATTCAAATCATATGAGAATTGTACAGGGTGATTTCAAAATAGGGTTTTAACTGTAAGCCCCGCCTACACTCATTCACTGTGCCACAATTGTGCATGAATGTTTGATGAGTATGATAGATACTTTTCCAAGGCCACCACAGCCCCTGGAACTCAATCCATTTTGGGATGAGCTCACAACACAACCCTCTGCTTACCAATTGCGTGATATAATATTGACTGAATAGAGCCCTCAGCCATGTTCCAGCACCTTGCGGAGTCTATGCTATGTTGTGTCAAAGCTGTGATCGGGGAAAAGGGGGGCCCAGAcatattaggtacaggtcctaataatgTGGCCAGGCAGTGTAGATTCTAAGGTAAAATTTACACCAAACCAAGTCAACATAATCCTGGAAGAAAACCTCCAGCATTCAAAGAAAGGCATTGACGCATCAAATCCACAAATGCACTGGATCTGAATGCTACTAACATACTAGTTTCTAATTTTCACAATGTTACcagttgttaattaaaaaaaaaagtaatttaaaattacatttaactttAATTTAGTTTACACTAAAAAAAGCTTTTGAGTTTGGCTTTCCTTTCTGTTGCAGGTGCGCCAAACTGCTCCTGGAGTTCGGTGCTAACGTTAACATCCTGACCAGAGACAGCCAGATGAGCCCTCTTCATGTGGCAGCACAGCACGGCCTGGAGGAGCACCTCAACCTGTACCTGTGCAGAGGAGCCCACGTGTGCAGCCGCAACCGCGAGGGAGAAACAGCCCTCAATGCAGCCTGTGCCAGCGCCGAGAAACCCGCGGAGGACAGGCAATACTACCGCGTGGCGCAGAAGCTGCTCTCTGGCGGGACGGACGTGAGGGTGGGGGGCAAGAAGAACCACACCCCACTGCACAACGCCTGCGCCAACTGCAGCTATCGCATCGTGGGTCTGCTGCTCCAGCACGGGGCTGCGGTCAACCAGCAAAACTGCGCCGGATACACGCCGATGGACTGCGTCTTACAGGGGGTGGAGGGCTACTTGGATTGGCAACCGGAGGGCATTGTGCTGTCCTTGCTCAATCACGGCGCTTCACCTGTCAATCCCAAGGTCAGACTCTAGATTAAAGTGGTTCTAGCAAAATACTTTCCTAAGTCTTATCTAtcctgcacttccattcactatgtaggtgtcaaatgtgcagtatcgaaagaaaacatttatttccattttaaaacatctggtagTACGCTAGGTAAAGTTCTcggtttgcttgttttgttacaCTGTATTTCCTAGGTTAGCAGTAGTTTCTTCGGGGTCAAGTTTCTAGTAGCTGTAAAGCATGGCagccaataggggaagcagctggttggttacgaACAGTAAAGAAGGCCCTGAAAGGTGGGGATAATTTTACGCTCCAGGTGACCCTGAAAGCGCTAACTGGCCTGAAAACTGATTACTTTAACCTAGTGAAGTACCAGACActggcccatatgcataaaacttaccgtctcctttatcgtgccagtaatagtgtttaacatgacagtattttaaatgccatttaccgtcaaaaaacatcactcatcgtGGCATTAGAATAACATGCacttagagaccaattttctcagtAACATGTTATTCATCTGagtcataaatctgtattgtgcgaTAATTGACCCTTAacggcatcataattaacacgtgcctcagaccaggcggAGAATGAGTGTCTTAAAGGTATaatttcctagcataatttctgCGTTTGGAAACATGTATTTaaccaatagtaataataaaaaagtctatgtttaattaaccaataattacataatgtaagtattttattatttgtaactgtcacaaagacggccagagtgggtggcgtcagaccagaaaggaatacacagacagtggtgatgatgagctgagtgcaatggctgcactcagcgtttattaacaaataaaaggtttgaaaacagcacaaaaacaggacacggcacttgcgccaaaataaacagacatacaaaacgactaaacactaaacagacggtgcaggacagacgaacaaacactgtgagtacaaacaaaaacacttattatatttcttacgattttactccttctctctcacccgttctccactctctgaacacctaacccccgagtgactaaaaatgtgcctatttatactgtttgtgctgggattcaattactaattaattattcacttgaatcccagcacgtgaattcattacgtgcaaccccgtgctcacatattacatttaaccagcacatgaagtgatttgtgccctcctcgtgcctaaatacaaatctacactttttaaatacatgtgaaacacagacccgtttatatcccgtgtaccaatctatacaccaacattaacacacgcaacatacaacacataacacacaaatgcacacaggggcggg is a genomic window containing:
- the LOC117434800 gene encoding ankyrin repeat and SOCS box protein 16-like — its product is MSRRDTFVFTSATLRDLRVQQELLDSETKRRALARWSAGRRRFYPEARKIIIPRPRPGAEPKYCRDAAFHSALFTGDLDKIKCIFNDEATSNMIIETLNDELAWSPEMGLWALTPKLKYTSGLRITSGRGYTACAKLLLHKGADVNASPGGLSALHDACAGGFTDCVQLLLSYGANPNILSKEGSAPMHLCSTPKTFQCAKLLLEFGANVNILTRDSQMSPLHVAAQHGLEEHLNLYLCRGAHVCSRNREGETALNAACASAEKPAEDRQYYRVAQKLLSGGTDVRVGGKKNHTPLHNACANCSYRIVGLLLQHGAAVNQQNCAGYTPMDCVLQGVEGYLDWQPEGIVLSLLNHGASPVNPKMLKLCSLSPRTMEVILNSYEHIPQCDSWVESVPPELWQEHHTFYSSVVQMTNQPRSLQHLARCAMRGYLDGHCHSAITQLQIPHSLQEYLLLRIEGVIK